One Luteolibacter rhizosphaerae DNA segment encodes these proteins:
- the ribD gene encoding bifunctional diaminohydroxyphosphoribosylaminopyrimidine deaminase/5-amino-6-(5-phosphoribosylamino)uracil reductase RibD, whose translation MQGEDARWMRRAIDEARKGSGRTSPNPAVGAVIVKDGVELGCGWHRGAGLPHAEREAIAAVREAHGEAALRGSSIYVTLEPCSTHGRTPPCTEGLIEAGISRVVYAAEDPNPAHAGRADRLLAAAGIAVQSGVLADEAAAIIRPFAKVQRSGMPWVILKTAMSLDGRITRPPGESMWLTGLEARAEVQRLRASCEAILTSGETLRRDNPRLDLRDPELAAGRAQPWRVVLTRDAASLPPEAHLFTDAHRERTVVEDRDHPAEVLRRLVVERAVSSVMVECGGRLAAELVEAGLVDEWVAFLAPLLSGGPVPALAGAGMGEGVKLEAPAFQRFGPDVMLRALVRRD comes from the coding sequence ATGCAAGGTGAAGACGCACGGTGGATGCGACGCGCGATCGACGAAGCGCGCAAGGGATCAGGACGTACCTCGCCCAATCCAGCTGTCGGCGCCGTGATCGTGAAGGACGGCGTGGAACTCGGCTGCGGCTGGCATCGCGGTGCCGGTCTGCCTCACGCGGAGCGGGAAGCGATCGCAGCTGTTAGAGAAGCGCACGGGGAGGCGGCCCTGCGCGGTAGCAGCATCTACGTCACGCTCGAGCCCTGCTCCACCCACGGGCGCACACCGCCTTGCACGGAGGGCTTGATCGAGGCCGGTATCAGCCGTGTCGTCTATGCGGCGGAGGACCCGAATCCCGCGCATGCCGGCCGGGCAGACCGCCTTCTGGCGGCTGCCGGGATCGCCGTGCAGAGCGGCGTGCTGGCCGATGAAGCCGCCGCAATCATCCGTCCTTTTGCGAAGGTCCAGCGCAGCGGCATGCCTTGGGTCATCCTGAAGACGGCGATGAGCTTGGACGGCCGCATTACCCGGCCACCCGGGGAGAGCATGTGGCTCACCGGGCTGGAAGCACGCGCGGAAGTCCAGCGTCTGCGGGCTTCTTGCGAAGCGATCCTCACCTCCGGAGAAACCTTGCGCAGGGACAATCCCCGCCTTGATTTGCGTGATCCGGAACTCGCCGCGGGCCGTGCCCAGCCGTGGCGAGTGGTACTTACCCGGGATGCCGCCTCGCTGCCGCCTGAAGCCCATCTCTTCACCGATGCGCATCGTGAGCGGACCGTAGTGGAAGATCGCGATCATCCGGCGGAGGTTCTACGCAGGCTTGTCGTGGAGAGAGCTGTTAGTTCCGTGATGGTAGAGTGCGGTGGCCGTCTCGCCGCGGAGCTCGTGGAGGCAGGCTTGGTCGATGAATGGGTTGCGTTTCTCGCTCCATTGCTCAGTGGCGGGCCTGTTCCCGCTCTGGCGGGTGCGGGAATGGGAGAGGGTGTGAAGCTGGAGGCTCCGGCATTCCAGCGCTTCGGACCCGATGTGATGCTCAGGGCATTGGTCCGGCGCGATTGA
- a CDS encoding LysR family transcriptional regulator — protein MNLDPLHLRAFTALMNEGSVSRASLELRTSPSNVRRIWQSLEEQLGDRLFISNETGETRPTSAAKLLDREMTSLLAEMRRFEASVDKIHRNGRTLRLGADRNVFNTRHFGRLFNSLRHDSRFRISFLEVSGDDGRGALESGACDMVFALDGTPGRRFETRYLPPMRFDVACARQREGEPTLDPSALADLNWSLADFSTRPLALDRLKKIEACGGGSGSLCSQTQFMRWAEERPEGDTEAIVCVQPASFSRSPQVSFLPFESVAGFPLCVTYLRQHPYEFLPVITDQMERALKPPADGSRPSLS, from the coding sequence ATGAACCTTGACCCTTTGCACCTACGTGCATTTACCGCCCTCATGAATGAGGGTTCGGTAAGTCGCGCGTCACTGGAGCTGCGTACCAGTCCCTCCAACGTGAGGCGTATCTGGCAAAGCTTGGAGGAACAATTGGGAGACCGATTGTTTATCTCGAACGAAACCGGCGAGACACGCCCGACAAGCGCGGCAAAACTTCTCGACCGGGAGATGACCTCGCTTCTCGCCGAGATGCGTCGTTTTGAAGCCTCGGTGGACAAGATCCACCGCAACGGCCGCACCCTGCGTCTGGGAGCCGACAGGAATGTTTTCAATACCCGCCACTTCGGCCGCCTCTTCAATTCGCTCCGGCACGACAGCCGTTTCCGGATCTCTTTCCTTGAGGTGAGCGGCGATGATGGCCGCGGTGCCCTGGAATCCGGAGCCTGCGACATGGTTTTCGCCTTGGATGGCACTCCGGGCCGCCGCTTTGAAACACGCTACCTGCCGCCGATGCGTTTCGACGTGGCCTGCGCACGCCAACGCGAGGGAGAACCGACGCTGGATCCAAGTGCACTGGCAGACCTGAACTGGTCGCTCGCCGACTTTTCCACCCGCCCCCTGGCCTTGGACCGGCTGAAGAAGATCGAAGCCTGCGGTGGGGGCAGCGGCTCCCTCTGCTCGCAAACCCAGTTCATGCGCTGGGCGGAGGAGCGGCCGGAAGGCGATACCGAAGCGATCGTGTGCGTACAACCGGCTTCCTTCAGCCGTTCCCCGCAAGTTAGCTTTCTCCCCTTTGAATCAGTGGCCGGCTTCCCCCTCTGTGTGACCTATCTCAGGCAGCATCCTTACGAATTCCTGCCGGTGATCACGGATCAGATGGAGCGCGCCCTGAAACCACCGGCCGATGGATCCCGACCTTCCCTGTCTTGA
- a CDS encoding LysR family transcriptional regulator: MDPDLPCLETFVQLADCGSFSETAARQGISQPAVSQRIAKLEANTGLRLFQRVQEGLKITREGKELLEIARKIVAEHQRLGIRMGRHVREIRGIVRVMIDRSIAGNRIEAGLRERIPSPEHLDIVHPEGFLCWTSALEQHQVDIVVTGTFLQIGDSAALQRVELERQQGTTLAWNRVYFDLDPANFRFPEIMRSTILVPSERLIPGYMPFLERWCSESYGLLPPDMIPFDDESSAREACISGLGILVFPGEADKRMGIESAGLGILKTFDFLLPDAFTYAIHLRTGEKATQVLETALKINDAYKSPRPSQA, translated from the coding sequence ATGGATCCCGACCTTCCCTGTCTTGAAACCTTCGTGCAGCTTGCCGATTGCGGCAGCTTTTCAGAAACCGCCGCCCGGCAAGGAATCAGCCAGCCGGCCGTAAGCCAGCGGATTGCCAAATTGGAAGCCAACACCGGCCTCCGTCTCTTCCAGCGGGTGCAGGAAGGTCTGAAAATAACCCGCGAGGGCAAGGAGTTGCTCGAGATCGCCCGCAAGATCGTGGCGGAGCACCAGCGGCTCGGCATCCGGATGGGCCGGCACGTGCGGGAGATCCGTGGAATCGTTCGAGTGATGATCGATCGTTCGATCGCCGGGAACCGTATCGAGGCGGGTTTGCGGGAAAGAATCCCTTCGCCGGAGCATCTCGATATCGTCCATCCGGAAGGCTTTCTCTGTTGGACCTCCGCGCTCGAACAACATCAGGTCGATATCGTGGTCACCGGGACCTTTTTACAGATCGGTGATTCCGCCGCACTGCAACGGGTGGAGCTGGAAAGACAGCAGGGAACCACGCTCGCCTGGAACCGGGTATATTTCGATCTGGACCCCGCCAACTTCCGCTTCCCGGAAATCATGCGATCCACCATCTTGGTACCGAGCGAGCGACTGATCCCCGGATATATGCCCTTCTTGGAGCGTTGGTGCTCGGAGTCGTACGGACTCCTGCCCCCCGACATGATACCCTTCGACGACGAGAGTTCCGCCCGCGAAGCATGCATCTCGGGGCTCGGAATCCTCGTGTTCCCGGGCGAAGCCGACAAGCGGATGGGCATCGAAAGCGCCGGGCTCGGGATCCTGAAGACCTTCGATTTCCTGCTTCCCGACGCCTTCACCTACGCCATTCATTTACGTACCGGGGAAAAGGCAACGCAGGTCCTTGAGACGGCGCTGAAGATCAACGACGCCTACAAGTCGCCACGTCCATCACAAGCGTGA
- a CDS encoding S1 family peptidase translates to MIRHLTLALAATTALASAATAEFRETARKLSADHGESVVWLSVLAKTSMSAEGDVPANLKNMLAAQEKEDKSEATGTVVDASGLIVTALGSIDKSSMVDGQTFPTPQGPVKLKASSEIKEVKVITADGSEVPADLVLKDEDLGLAFIKVRSESDEAKGVEFKAIDLANSSPGQLLDECVALGRMDEAMNREPSLISTEITGLTTKPRTFYRVPNETIGCPVFLGNGKLLGISVLRQGKASSARTGQIQISPVILPAADVAKIAAQAKEAKPVEATPEEAKKEEAPQDEKLPAEKDGE, encoded by the coding sequence ATGATCCGTCATCTGACCCTCGCCTTGGCCGCGACCACGGCACTGGCCTCCGCCGCTACCGCCGAGTTCCGCGAAACCGCCCGCAAGCTCTCCGCCGATCATGGCGAATCCGTCGTCTGGCTCTCCGTGCTCGCGAAGACCAGCATGTCCGCCGAAGGCGATGTGCCGGCGAACCTGAAGAACATGCTGGCGGCGCAGGAGAAGGAGGACAAAAGCGAGGCCACCGGCACGGTGGTGGACGCCTCCGGCCTGATCGTCACCGCGCTGGGAAGCATCGACAAATCCTCGATGGTGGACGGGCAGACCTTCCCCACCCCGCAGGGGCCGGTGAAGCTCAAGGCCAGCTCCGAGATCAAGGAGGTGAAGGTGATCACCGCCGATGGCTCGGAAGTGCCGGCTGATCTTGTGCTGAAAGACGAGGACCTCGGTCTCGCCTTCATTAAGGTGCGCAGCGAAAGCGACGAGGCGAAGGGCGTGGAGTTCAAGGCCATCGATCTGGCCAATTCTTCTCCGGGCCAACTGCTCGACGAATGCGTGGCACTGGGCCGCATGGACGAGGCGATGAACCGTGAGCCGAGCCTGATCAGCACCGAGATCACCGGCCTGACGACCAAGCCGCGCACCTTCTACCGCGTGCCGAACGAGACCATCGGCTGCCCGGTCTTCCTGGGGAATGGCAAGCTGCTCGGCATCTCGGTGCTGCGCCAAGGCAAGGCCAGCAGCGCCCGCACCGGCCAGATCCAGATCAGCCCGGTGATCCTGCCCGCCGCCGATGTGGCCAAGATCGCCGCTCAGGCGAAGGAAGCCAAGCCGGTGGAGGCCACCCCCGAAGAGGCGAAGAAGGAAGAAGCGCCGCAGGACGAGAAGCTGCCGGCCGAAAAGGACGGCGAGTGA
- the lpdA gene encoding dihydrolipoyl dehydrogenase produces the protein MAYDLIVIGGGPAGYVAAIRAAQLGKKVACVEADRAGGTCLNWGCIPTKALLKNAELFHTLSHRAKEFGFSFDNLQYDWSAVVGRSRTVSNKLAGGIEFLFKKNKVDYVRGFGAISAPGKVEVTAADGAKSTLEAKHIIVATGAKSRPLPPLPFNGTTVIGSKEAMVLEKQPKSMIIIGAGAIGVEFAYIYNAFGTKVTVVEMLPRLVPVEDDEIGDALEKSFTKQGIRCLSNHKITKTEVKGSQVEVTVEGAKENGVLTADVVLVAIGVQPVLPGPGGVQPELTERGFVKIGDRYETSIPGVYAIGDVSGPPLLAHTASFEAIQCVDGLYVEGHTPRKVTVFPGCTYCHPQIASVGKTERALKEEGIEYKVGKIPFVAIGKAIASGEPDGFAKLLYGKKHGELLGAHIIGENATELIAEMGLALDQELTADEIHATIHAHPTMSEVIHEATLAADGHAIHF, from the coding sequence ATGGCTTACGATCTTATCGTCATCGGTGGCGGCCCTGCCGGCTACGTCGCTGCAATCCGCGCTGCGCAACTTGGCAAGAAAGTCGCTTGCGTGGAGGCGGACCGCGCTGGCGGCACCTGCTTGAACTGGGGCTGCATCCCGACCAAGGCGCTGCTCAAGAATGCGGAGCTTTTCCACACCCTGTCGCACCGCGCCAAGGAATTCGGCTTCTCCTTCGATAACCTGCAGTACGACTGGTCCGCGGTGGTCGGCCGCTCCCGCACGGTTTCAAACAAGCTGGCAGGCGGCATCGAGTTCCTGTTCAAGAAGAACAAGGTCGACTACGTTCGCGGCTTCGGCGCGATCAGCGCCCCCGGCAAGGTCGAGGTGACCGCTGCGGACGGTGCCAAGAGCACTTTGGAGGCGAAGCACATCATCGTCGCCACGGGTGCCAAGTCCCGCCCGCTCCCGCCGCTGCCCTTCAACGGCACTACCGTGATCGGCTCGAAGGAAGCCATGGTGCTCGAGAAGCAGCCGAAGAGCATGATCATCATCGGCGCGGGTGCCATCGGCGTGGAGTTCGCCTACATCTACAACGCCTTCGGCACCAAGGTGACCGTCGTGGAAATGCTGCCGCGCCTTGTTCCGGTGGAAGACGACGAGATCGGCGACGCCCTCGAGAAGTCCTTCACCAAGCAGGGCATCCGCTGCCTCTCGAACCACAAGATCACCAAGACCGAGGTCAAGGGCAGCCAGGTCGAGGTCACGGTTGAAGGTGCCAAGGAGAACGGCGTCCTCACTGCGGATGTCGTGCTTGTCGCGATCGGCGTGCAGCCGGTGCTCCCGGGCCCCGGCGGAGTCCAGCCGGAGCTGACCGAACGCGGCTTCGTCAAAATCGGCGACCGCTACGAAACCTCCATCCCCGGCGTTTACGCGATCGGCGACGTGAGCGGCCCGCCGCTGCTCGCGCACACCGCCTCCTTCGAGGCGATCCAGTGCGTCGACGGCCTCTACGTGGAAGGCCACACCCCGCGCAAGGTCACCGTCTTCCCGGGCTGCACCTACTGCCACCCGCAGATCGCCTCCGTCGGCAAGACCGAGCGCGCGCTTAAGGAAGAGGGTATCGAGTACAAGGTCGGCAAGATCCCCTTCGTCGCCATCGGCAAGGCCATCGCCTCGGGCGAGCCAGACGGTTTCGCGAAGCTCCTCTACGGCAAGAAGCACGGCGAACTCCTCGGTGCCCACATCATCGGTGAGAACGCCACCGAGCTCATCGCCGAGATGGGCCTGGCGCTTGACCAGGAGCTTACCGCGGACGAGATCCACGCGACGATCCACGCTCACCCGACCATGAGCGAGGTCATCCACGAAGCGACGCTGGCCGCCGACGGCCACGCGATCCACTTCTGA
- a CDS encoding STN domain-containing protein, whose protein sequence is MKMRVLILAVLAVLPVRADTAATLYKQGMAAVEEGDVRAAELAFKEILRLQPNNANARYQLGQLKQNQDSIAARARSRQLAQYEIEQIDFSKTEVSEALVALGMLIEKKSGGKFAPNFMIQDPSNRLADREVTLQVKKVPASAALNMILQQAGASARYEKHAIVIVPRPSTSSSEESAVQPVKKGKADKTTE, encoded by the coding sequence ATGAAGATGCGTGTACTGATACTAGCCGTACTGGCAGTCCTGCCCGTGCGCGCCGATACCGCTGCCACCCTTTACAAACAAGGGATGGCCGCGGTCGAAGAAGGAGACGTGAGGGCGGCCGAGCTCGCCTTCAAGGAAATCCTCCGCCTGCAACCGAACAACGCCAACGCCCGCTATCAACTCGGGCAGTTAAAGCAAAACCAGGATTCGATCGCGGCCCGGGCGAGATCGCGACAACTGGCGCAGTACGAAATCGAGCAGATCGATTTCAGCAAGACCGAGGTTTCGGAAGCGCTGGTCGCTCTCGGCATGCTGATCGAGAAGAAATCCGGAGGGAAGTTCGCACCGAACTTCATGATTCAGGATCCTTCCAACCGGCTGGCCGATCGCGAGGTGACGCTTCAAGTCAAGAAGGTGCCTGCCTCGGCAGCACTCAACATGATCCTGCAGCAAGCCGGTGCGAGCGCGCGCTATGAGAAGCACGCGATCGTGATCGTGCCGCGACCCAGCACCTCCAGCAGCGAGGAATCCGCCGTGCAACCCGTGAAGAAGGGTAAAGCGGACAAGACGACCGAATGA
- a CDS encoding response regulator transcription factor yields the protein MIRIIVVEDDPRLLENLAKLLQRREDFEVAACYSNAEDALAANLWQAGDVLISDIDLPGMSGIELIAKVKEVQPEVLPLAYTIYEDRDTVFAALTAGAFGYLVKGSSPETLETSIRELVRGGAPMSPSIARRLLDRFLQDSPPQESVALSTREVGLLKLVAQGLIYKEIGEQLGISPHTVHTHIKNIYGKLHATDRAHALRRARMLGYLESQDEG from the coding sequence GTGATTCGTATCATCGTAGTAGAAGATGATCCGCGCCTGCTGGAAAACTTGGCGAAGCTTTTGCAGCGACGTGAAGACTTCGAGGTAGCGGCATGTTATTCCAATGCGGAAGACGCACTCGCGGCGAACCTGTGGCAAGCCGGCGACGTGCTCATCTCCGATATCGACCTGCCTGGCATGTCCGGTATCGAGCTGATCGCCAAGGTGAAGGAAGTTCAGCCCGAAGTTCTTCCACTGGCTTATACCATCTATGAGGATCGGGACACCGTCTTCGCCGCCCTGACCGCCGGTGCTTTCGGGTATCTTGTAAAAGGCAGCTCGCCGGAGACCTTGGAAACCTCGATCCGCGAGCTGGTGCGGGGCGGCGCGCCGATGAGCCCGTCGATCGCGCGGCGCCTGCTGGATCGCTTCCTGCAAGACTCACCGCCCCAAGAGTCCGTGGCGCTCTCGACCCGTGAAGTCGGCTTGCTGAAGCTGGTGGCCCAAGGCCTCATCTACAAGGAGATCGGCGAGCAACTCGGAATCAGCCCGCACACGGTGCACACCCACATCAAGAACATCTACGGCAAGCTGCATGCGACCGATCGCGCCCATGCGCTGCGCCGCGCGCGGATGCTGGGTTATCTGGAGTCTCAGGACGAAGGCTAA
- a CDS encoding sensor histidine kinase: MLPDLRTLILATSILCAVQAMGMLVLWTLNRRMKGIPFWAAGNVFNAVTTALLPLQGVVDNRIITTLIPNLSAIAAAVCYLVGARSFLGQKQWNATGTIGLLILIPCYAYFVFIHDSLSARIMMASVLLLFLYGQCGIALLRDKTDGMRFSTRFTGFMFLGYAALLVLRMLRVAMEPPPATLFDATMAQWLTFLGTVTFAYLWNFGTILLIIQRQTLEISEGHAAQLRAEEALAATRREALVRDLHDGIGGITANLAVLASLGREEEQGPAREETLRHIQTMALQGSREVRSLMSTLEKNRLPWVEWMTEIRNYAQELSDTRSIRLVWNVLGTPDEAITGDATAAISLSRAVKEAIHNLTRHSQASEARIEIEFDADHLRILIADNGCGLPEKVRAGRGLGNMKRRAEELGGSCGISTSEGTSVLFNLPLPLKYPDASLVAR; this comes from the coding sequence ATGCTCCCCGATCTCCGCACGCTGATCCTAGCCACCAGCATACTCTGCGCCGTACAGGCGATGGGGATGCTGGTGCTCTGGACCCTGAACCGGCGGATGAAGGGAATTCCCTTTTGGGCCGCGGGCAATGTCTTCAACGCGGTGACCACCGCCTTGCTGCCGCTGCAAGGGGTAGTGGACAACCGGATAATCACGACGCTGATCCCCAATCTGAGCGCGATCGCCGCCGCGGTTTGCTATCTGGTAGGGGCCCGCAGCTTCCTAGGGCAGAAGCAGTGGAATGCGACAGGAACGATCGGGTTGCTGATCTTGATCCCCTGCTACGCGTACTTTGTTTTCATCCACGACAGCCTGAGCGCGCGGATCATGATGGCCTCGGTCCTCCTGCTGTTCCTTTACGGCCAGTGCGGGATCGCCCTGCTGCGTGACAAGACGGATGGGATGCGATTCTCAACGCGCTTCACCGGCTTCATGTTCCTGGGTTATGCGGCGCTGCTGGTACTCCGCATGCTCAGGGTGGCCATGGAACCGCCCCCCGCGACATTGTTCGATGCCACCATGGCGCAATGGCTAACCTTCCTGGGAACGGTGACCTTCGCCTACCTCTGGAACTTCGGCACCATCCTTCTTATCATTCAGCGGCAGACACTCGAGATCTCGGAAGGACATGCGGCCCAGCTGCGTGCTGAGGAAGCATTGGCCGCCACCCGGCGCGAGGCCTTGGTGCGTGATCTCCATGACGGGATCGGCGGGATCACGGCGAATCTCGCAGTACTCGCCAGCTTGGGCCGAGAGGAAGAACAGGGACCTGCCCGTGAAGAAACGCTGCGCCATATCCAAACGATGGCTCTGCAAGGCAGCCGTGAGGTGCGGAGCCTGATGAGCACGCTGGAGAAGAACCGTCTGCCGTGGGTGGAGTGGATGACCGAGATCCGGAATTATGCGCAGGAGCTCTCCGATACGCGCAGCATCAGGCTGGTGTGGAACGTGCTTGGCACCCCGGATGAAGCAATCACGGGAGATGCAACCGCAGCGATTTCCCTGAGCCGTGCGGTGAAGGAAGCCATTCATAATCTAACACGTCATTCGCAAGCCAGCGAAGCCCGCATCGAGATCGAGTTTGACGCTGATCATTTGCGTATCCTCATCGCCGACAATGGCTGCGGACTACCCGAAAAAGTGCGTGCCGGGCGCGGCTTGGGTAATATGAAACGACGTGCCGAGGAACTCGGAGGGAGCTGCGGAATCAGCACCAGTGAAGGCACTTCCGTCCTCTTCAACCTACCGCTACCCCTCAAATACCCCGATGCTAGCCTTGTCGCCCGTTGA
- a CDS encoding LamG-like jellyroll fold domain-containing protein has protein sequence MTRNNPGRTRAARSTALSGVLKKAVLLGFLGLGAADLQAQQLVHRWSFTNLNDSVGTANATLNGTASVSGGQLVIPGGAARTNFAALPIGATIASSDSLTVEAWFTSTTNQNWAKVWMFGTPQANEAATGYIDFTPFTGITNNPPSTGFKAPAGAQTNTRGGTNPAALGTGTQIHSVAVFDDAANEIRLYLNGTLADSEVWNGTISQLGNTTQNYLGAAVFYGDPCLNGSINEFRVWKGAMSAARVSANSTAGPDTVPPHDPRISVPGTVAATSSGGAISVNVPVTNEGSANSLSITGATLAGQDAASFGVTSTLPLNVAPGATSNLVLSFNPDGFTGNFTATVEIASSDPFNASKIVNLQVQVALPDIAVTTPGAYGPVARTAPQQSYSLQISNTGQGELAIIDAIFIAGNTAPTHFQQFDVTRDFVSEGALIVAPGGNTNLAFTFNPGGVHSGAKTGILRIFSDDPDQNEAQIDIPITVNVTGAQSESPPVLAHRWSFTTDGSDSVGSAAAVLNGTASVSGGNLVLAGTGVRTNHATIPIGYTIASASSITVEAWFTPANATQTWSKLWMFGTPGSSGEQSTYIDFTPRSGITGDAPSSSFRSPSGEINTRAEPNPPALVANVQRHAVVVYDSVADLISIYLDGQLADSVAWVGEIYELGNTTDNFIGGAVFFGDQDWAGTVNEMRIWRGAFTSANAAVSSSSGTEQLPDLNAVPSSVKIGSVTISGGNIVIGGVTGLVSGQSYHLQTGTLLNDFVAVPGSTFTGGGAIPVVPVNGPRRFVRIVDGAAP, from the coding sequence ATGACCCGAAACAATCCGGGGCGGACTCGTGCCGCCCGTAGCACCGCCTTGTCCGGTGTGCTGAAGAAAGCGGTCCTCCTCGGCTTCTTAGGCCTCGGTGCCGCAGACCTCCAGGCCCAGCAGCTTGTTCACCGCTGGAGCTTCACGAACTTGAACGACAGCGTCGGCACCGCGAATGCCACCCTGAATGGCACCGCCTCCGTCAGCGGCGGCCAACTGGTGATCCCCGGCGGCGCTGCCCGAACGAACTTCGCGGCGCTGCCCATCGGCGCCACCATTGCCTCGAGCGATAGCCTCACCGTCGAGGCTTGGTTTACCAGCACCACCAACCAGAACTGGGCGAAGGTCTGGATGTTCGGCACGCCCCAAGCGAACGAGGCCGCCACCGGCTACATCGACTTCACGCCCTTCACCGGCATCACGAACAACCCGCCCAGCACCGGATTCAAAGCCCCGGCGGGAGCGCAGACGAATACCCGCGGCGGCACGAATCCCGCGGCACTTGGAACAGGCACGCAGATCCACTCCGTGGCAGTCTTCGATGACGCGGCGAACGAGATCCGTCTCTACCTGAACGGGACCCTGGCCGACTCCGAAGTGTGGAACGGGACGATCTCCCAGCTGGGGAACACCACCCAGAACTATCTCGGGGCCGCGGTTTTCTACGGCGATCCCTGCCTCAATGGTTCCATCAACGAATTCCGGGTCTGGAAGGGAGCGATGAGCGCTGCCCGGGTTTCCGCGAATAGCACCGCGGGTCCGGATACCGTGCCGCCGCATGACCCGCGGATCAGCGTCCCGGGCACCGTGGCCGCCACCTCCAGCGGTGGCGCGATCAGCGTCAACGTGCCAGTCACCAACGAGGGCTCCGCGAATAGCCTCTCGATCACCGGTGCCACCTTGGCCGGGCAGGATGCCGCTTCCTTCGGAGTCACCAGCACGCTACCCCTGAACGTCGCACCCGGTGCCACCTCGAATCTGGTGCTGTCCTTCAATCCCGACGGCTTCACGGGCAATTTCACGGCTACCGTGGAGATCGCCAGCAGCGATCCCTTCAATGCCTCAAAGATCGTGAACCTCCAGGTGCAGGTGGCATTGCCGGACATCGCCGTGACGACACCGGGTGCGTATGGCCCGGTAGCCCGTACCGCGCCACAGCAGAGCTACTCCCTGCAGATCTCGAATACCGGGCAAGGCGAGCTGGCGATCATCGATGCGATCTTCATCGCGGGCAACACGGCTCCCACCCACTTCCAGCAGTTCGATGTCACCCGTGATTTCGTCAGCGAGGGAGCCCTCATCGTCGCACCCGGCGGGAACACAAACCTCGCCTTCACCTTCAATCCGGGTGGAGTTCACTCGGGCGCGAAAACCGGTATCCTGCGGATCTTCTCCGATGATCCCGACCAGAACGAAGCCCAGATCGACATCCCCATCACCGTGAACGTCACCGGTGCCCAGTCGGAAAGTCCGCCGGTCCTTGCGCACCGCTGGAGCTTCACCACGGATGGCAGCGATAGCGTCGGCTCGGCCGCCGCGGTCCTGAATGGCACCGCCAGCGTATCGGGTGGGAATCTCGTTCTGGCTGGCACGGGTGTCCGCACCAATCACGCCACGATCCCGATCGGCTATACCATCGCCAGCGCCAGCAGCATCACCGTGGAGGCCTGGTTCACCCCGGCGAATGCCACCCAGACTTGGTCGAAGCTCTGGATGTTCGGCACTCCGGGAAGCTCCGGGGAGCAATCCACCTACATCGACTTCACGCCCCGCTCCGGCATCACCGGGGATGCTCCCAGTTCCAGCTTCCGCTCGCCCAGCGGCGAGATCAATACGCGGGCCGAGCCGAATCCCCCCGCGCTGGTGGCAAATGTCCAACGCCACGCCGTTGTCGTCTACGACTCCGTGGCCGATCTGATCTCCATCTATCTGGACGGCCAGTTGGCAGACAGCGTGGCATGGGTCGGCGAGATCTACGAACTCGGCAATACCACCGATAACTTCATCGGCGGGGCCGTCTTCTTCGGCGATCAGGATTGGGCCGGCACCGTCAATGAGATGCGCATCTGGCGCGGTGCCTTCACCTCGGCGAATGCCGCGGTGAGCAGCTCCAGCGGCACCGAGCAGCTCCCTGACCTCAATGCCGTGCCCAGCTCGGTGAAGATCGGCAGCGTCACCATCAGCGGAGGAAATATCGTCATCGGCGGTGTAACGGGCCTGGTGAGCGGCCAGTCCTATCACCTGCAGACCGGCACGCTCTTGAATGACTTCGTGGCCGTTCCGGGCAGCACCTTCACCGGTGGCGGAGCGATCCCGGTCGTGCCGGTCAATGGTCCCCGCCGCTTCGTGCGGATCGTGGACGGCGCCGCGCCCTGA